Proteins encoded by one window of Glycine soja cultivar W05 chromosome 15, ASM419377v2, whole genome shotgun sequence:
- the LOC114387440 gene encoding extensin-like — MVMETSRVKKNVGILLLYLTLAAISLTHCDADKSMRLLRGPKHRRNTTNKNPKKLKTVKHFDENPTILSSNVQPYSLSSPFSLPPYESLAPIPLPENSPPFCVFPPPGTPSTTIPTPTGFQPTTPSPPYYDTSPVFPGPPSPPVSFPTPTPETVPGPPSITPGSPEPVLNPPIIIPSPPDSSMGPPRITPGSPEPILNPPIIIPSPPDSSMGPPYFEPTPPLIIPSPTGGITPGPPSPTEGTVPSPSVFQPPVVYPPPSVPPPPNYAPRTTLWCVAKPSVPDPIIQEAMNYACWSGADCTSIQPNGPCYEPNTVYAHASYAFNSYWQRTKGAGGNCEFGGTAMLVAVDPSFDGCYFIYN; from the exons ATGGTCATGGAAACAAGTAGAGTGAAAAAGAATGTCGGGATACTTCTCCTCTACCTCACTTTGGCTGCTATTTCTCTCACTCATTGTG ATGCAGATAAATCAATGAGACTATTGAGAGGCCCTAAACATAGAAGAAATACAACCAACAAGAACCCAAAGAAGTTGAAAACGGTTAAGCATTTTGATGAGAACCCAACCATATTATCATCAAATGTACAACCCTATAGTCTCAGCTCCCCATTTTCTTTGCCCCCTTATGAATCACTTGCTCCAATCCCATTGCCAGAAAACAGCcctccattttgtgtgtttccACCACCAGGTACTCCTTCCACCACCATTCCCACACCTACAGGCTTTCAACCAACCACACCATCACCTCCATACTATGACACCTCACCAGTCTTTCCAGGCCCTCCAAGCCCACCAGTGTCCTTTCCCACACCAACCCCAGAAACTGTTCCAGGCCCACCCAGCATCACGCCGGGCTCGCCCGAACCCGTGCTCAACCCTCCCATCATTATTCCAAGCCCACCTGACTCCTCCATGGGCCCACCCAGGATCACACCAGGATCGCCGGAGCCCATACTCAATCCTCCCATCATTATTCCAAGCCCACCTGACTCCTCAATGGGCCCACCCTACTTTGAGCCCACCCCACCACTCATAATCCCTTCCCCCACAGGTGGCATCACCCCAGGCCCACCATCCCCCACTGAAGGCACTGTGCCAAGCCCAAGCGTGTTTCAGCCACCTGTGGTGTACCCTCCACCAAGTGTGCCACCACCACCCAACTATGCCCCTAGGACCACCTTGTGGTGTGTGGCTAAGCCCTCAGTCCCAGACCCAATCATCCAAGAGGCCATGAACTATGCTTGTTGGTCAGGAGCGGATTGCACCTCAATTCAGCCCAATGGGCCATGCTATGAGCCCAACACTGTGTATGCACATGCATCATACGCTTTCAATAGCTATTGGCAAAGGACTAAAGGGGCTGGTGGCAATTGTGAATTTGGAGGCACAGCCATGCTGGTTGCAGTTGATCCTA GCTTTGATGGGTGCTACTTCATCTACAACTGa